One part of the Schistocerca piceifrons isolate TAMUIC-IGC-003096 chromosome 2, iqSchPice1.1, whole genome shotgun sequence genome encodes these proteins:
- the LOC124777473 gene encoding nascent polypeptide-associated complex subunit alpha-like, producing the protein MPELTELEKASSSTTEARTEAAAAGSGTESDSDDTIPELEETGESTASNAFPSAASGIPVDAISKEKQSRAEKKARKIMSKLGLKPVQGVSRVTIRKSKNILFVISKPDVFKNPASDTYIVFGEARIEDLSQQAQMAAAEKFKAADVSGAAAAVGGTAVVSPIQEESEEEDTDETGVEEKDVELVMSQANVSRGRAIRALKNNNNDIVNAIMELTM; encoded by the coding sequence ATGCCAGAGTTAACAGAGCTTGAAAAGGCATCGTCCTCAACAACAGAGGCGCGGACGGAAGCAGCTGCAGCCGGTTCGGGAACCGAATCCGACTCGGACGATACAATCCCTGAGCTTGAAGAAACTGGTGAGAGTACAGCTAGCAATGCTTTTCCGAGTGCAGCGTCTGGTATACCTGTGGACGCCATCAGCAAAGAAAAGCAAAGTCGTGCTGAGAAGAAGGCGCGCAAGATAATGTCGAAGCTTGGCTTGAAGCCGGTTCAGGGAGTTAGTAGAGTTACCATTAGAAAATCAAAGAATATTCTCTTTGTAATAAGTAAACCTGATGTTTTCAAGAATCCGGCATCCGATACATACATTGTGTTTGGCGAAGCAAGGATCGAAGATTTGAGTCAGCAAGCACAAATGGCAGCTGCGGAAAAGTTTAAGGCAGCAGACGTGTcgggtgctgctgcagctgttggagGAACTGCAGTTGTCTCTCCCATACAGGAAGAATCGGAGGAAGAAGATACTGATGAGACTGGTGTCGAAGAGAAAGATGTAGAATTGGTCATGTCACAAGCTAATGTTAGCCGTGGCAGGGCCATCAGAGCCCTtaaaaacaacaacaatgatatTGTGAATGCAATTATGGAACTAACAATGTGA